The genomic DNA AGGCGGCCTTCGAGGAGATCCACGCGGCCGCCATCGCGCTCGGCGGGACGGTGACCGGAGAGCACGGCGTCGGCCTGCTCAAGCGGGGCGGGCTGGAGGCCGAGACCGAACCGGCCGTGGTCGAGATGTACCGCGCCGTGCGCCGGGCCCTCGACCCGCACGGGATCCTCAACCCCGGCAAGGTCGTGGTGTGACGTCCTGGGGCGACCCGCAGGCGTACGCGGTGTCGTTCGGCCCGCTGTGCGCCCAGACCGTCGACGAGGTCGTCGAGGCCTGCGGCCCGGCGGACCGCGGCCGCTTCCTGGACGTGGGGTGCGGCACCGGCGCGCTCGGCCGGGCCGCGGCGGGTGCGGGCTGGCGGACCGTGGGCGTGGACGCCGACGCGGCGATGGTGGCAGCGGCCCGCGCGTCGGGCTCCGGACCCGTCGTGGTCGGCGGGCTGCCGCGGCTGCCGTTCGCCGACGGTGCCTTCACCGCCGTGGGGGCGAACTTCGTCGTCAACCACACCGACGACCCGCGCGCCGCGGTGCGCGAGCTGGCCCGGGTCGCCGTCCCCGGCGGCCGCGTCGCCCTGACGATCTGGCCCGAGCGGCTGATCGCGGTCAACCAGCTCTGGAACGACGTCATGACCGCAGCCGGCGTGGAGCCGCCGCCGCGCCAGGCGCTGCCGCCCGCGCTCGACTTCCAGCGCACGCGCCCGGGCTCGAGGCACTGGTCGTCGAGGCGGGCCTGAGGGGCGTCTTGGTGCGCGAGGTGGAGGTCGTCCTCCGCGTCGCGCCCGGCGACCTGTGGCGCGCGGCGGACGGCGGGATCGCGACCATCGGCGCCGTCTACCGCACTCAG from Microlunatus sagamiharensis includes the following:
- a CDS encoding methyltransferase domain-containing protein; this encodes MTSWGDPQAYAVSFGPLCAQTVDEVVEACGPADRGRFLDVGCGTGALGRAAAGAGWRTVGVDADAAMVAAARASGSGPVVVGGLPRLPFADGAFTAVGANFVVNHTDDPRAAVRELARVAVPGGRVALTIWPERLIAVNQLWNDVMTAAGVEPPPRQALPPALDFQRTRPGSRHWSSRRA